The window CCAGGGTAGCTCACTTTAGAATGGATTTCTATCACAAATAGAACATATGAGATTATACATATTTTAATGCATACTATTCACCCACCATGCCTCCCAGCAGCATAATAATAATCTAAACCGATCCCAGGTAAAGCAAAAGCTGAAATCAGATAGCAAAACTCCACCGAATTAAAAAGCATACATTTCACCCACCATGCTTCCTGACTGCAAGATAAGAATCTAAACCAATCCCGGGTAAAGCCAAAGCAAAAATCAGATAGCGAAACTGCACTGAACCAAGAACttaattcataattttattgAACAAGTATAGAACAACACCATCCCGGGTACTCTGTTTTACACATTCCACTTCTATGAGACTATCATAATCCGTATACAACACAATCAGCCAGTCCACACTATCAAACGTATACCAATTCCCCCAACAACAAGAACACGCGGAAACTCTCTCATCAAGTCTCGGAAGTCACGTGCAGAGCCTTGTTCTTAAACCGATACCTCGGCGCCCTGGGGATCACCTGGCTCGGCCCCATGTGGAACTGACCCGTGCCGCTCATCATCGGGGGCCCGTCGTCGTAGACATGGCCGACGAGGCGGCCGCAGGAGTTGCAGATGATCTTGGTCCGCTTCCGCTGGATGCCCCAGTAGTCGAGGGTCTCGAAGAAGGGCCTGATCTTGTCCTCCTTCTCGAACCGGAACTTGGAGGCGTCGACGGCGGAGAAGGAGACGGAGTCCTTGTTCCCGGCCTCGAAGTAGAAGTCCGGCGGGTAGAGGTGGTGGGCGCTGAGGTTGAGGTTGGCCCCGCACTCCTTGCACGTGTAGATCGACGCCAttgacgacggcggcggcggcgggcggcgatgAAGGGCTGAGCATGCGAAGAAATGTTGACTTCGCCGGGGGCGGACGGAGATCGAATTGCCTTTCGTCTTCGGCGCGTAACGTCCGGACTGGTTTATTATAACCGAAGACTCTTCTCGGAAGCGGCCGTCCACCCACACGACGCCGTCGGAACCGTCTAGAAGATTGGAACGACGTCGcattggccaaaagaaaattccaattgGCAGTGGGATGTGGTGTGGTTTTCTCATGAGCAATACCCCCATTGACTTTCAATTTGAACCGATTTCTAgagataatttttgtaatttgtaTTGAAGTGAAAGCTTATCCAAGGCTCCaactattaaaatatttgaTTGTCCTAATTCAACGAAATCTAACAATTTCGAACTCGAATCAACGCCGAATCTCCAATTAGAGATAATATAACTAATGAGTTCTCaacatcatgcatatgtcattaTGACGGTATATAAATATAACTAATGAGTTCTCAACATCATGCGTATGTCATTATGACGGTAtataaattggtcaatttgttACAATAGGAAATATAGGTATACCTTAACCCTGCGAAATATTTCACTGGCACCACTAATCAGGCAGGTCATGAGCAAAAACCCATGTGGGTAAAGTCGAACGCGAATTCGTatgcattttttgtattttgggGATCGAATCCTTAcatgacccgacccgacccagcCCGGCCCGGCCCAACCCGCCAAACACGGACCGACTTTGGGGCTATGCTTTTGGTGGCAAAGGAAAGGACGAAACGACATTGACAGAgcaaaattcaaatgaaagCGGAAGCGAAAGGGCTTTTCACTTGAGGGACGGCTCGCAATCTGGCGGCCTCCCCAAGCCGAAGCTTTGCAGATCCAGAATATGACAAAAACAGACGGCTGGCTTGTCTAGACGTCCGACGTAAGATTCAAGGCCTGTAGATTTGAATATGAATGAtgtcaaagaacaagaaaaacgGAATCTCTCCTGGTTTTCGCATTGGTGATTGCTCTTAGACCACGAAACGATAAAAAAAACATAGGTGCTGCATCGGAATCTCCAAGATACTATGGCAATCCGGGCTATACGACGAGGGGGTCGAAATGACGTATTAGGCTGGACGCAAATTAATGCACACGAAATGACTCTTCGAGAGCCCATAACGAATGGCTTTGGCGACATGTAAAAGAAGTAATCATCCCGGATCATCATTCGCTATAGATTCAAACGGCCATCATTCGCTCCAGATTCGAATGAGTCAAGCGTGGTCCGGAAGGATTTGTTCTGTTCCGAATCTACGTCCAATCTAAGCATGGGAAACTGAGTGATTGGTCTCCAATGAAGCATGCTTTCTCGCTTGATTCCTAAGTCGTTACCTGGACCTGAACGAGCATGGTCTGCTAATTTCTTATCTAATTTCAGACACAATCATCATAAAGAAGGCCAGGTCAATCCTTACATACCTACCCACAATGATTGGTGAAGACCCATTACTCAATCCCGGCCGGCCAAAGAAAGGTCATTTAGCTGTGGAATTATTATTCTGTCAACCActccaattttctcttttttcctctgTCATGCCTACTTAATGAAAAGGTCAACTGACTCGTTCTCCTACTTCCTAAAGCCTTAGCTCTCTTGTTACCGCattcttcatatatatatacatagtcTGTCTAGGACAAGAATCACGGATTCAAGAACCATAAAATTGCCTGACCAATAGTGCAAACCTGATGGAGAAGGGGAAGCCATCGAAACTGAAAGGCATGTTGCTCAAGTTCCTGCCGAAATCGCCGACTGCAGTTACATTCCAGAGTCCGCCGATCAGTCCCAGAAAGGCCACTCCGGGGAAAGCGCTCTTGATTCCAGCTGCGTCGATAATCCCAAAGGATGctagaagaagaatgaagaatgGAAGCTTTGATGCCCGAGAACCTGGCTCACCAATGGTCTCGTGCATAGGACAAgtgaagaacaagaagaaaaagacgaaGCTAAGGCTCAACAGGCAGGACTTGCCTCCAATGGGAGAAACCAGATTGGAAGAGAAACGTCCCAAAGAGGTAAAGAAAAATAGTCAttcatcttcaaaatttcaGCTCTTCAAGACAGCAAAACGCGGGCAAAAATCTGATATTGCTGACAAGAGTAAGCCTTTGGGTCTGGAGAAAGTGCCCTCCCTGGCTGATGTGAAGAAATTTGCAAGTGGACGCGGTGTACTGACCAACTTCGACTGGAGGGATCACGGTGCAGCAGTGGTTCCAGATTGTTCGGATGATGAAGAAATAGATggggtgaagaagaagatcatacCCCATTCTGCACCCATTGTGCTTGGCAGAAATGAAATTGTACTAGAGCCCAAGAAAGAGATAAACTTGTGGAAGAGAAGAACCACGGCTCCTCCACCACCGCTTCAGCTGAAAATCTGTTAGATGATTTGGTGAATCTGGACCATATCACAATATGTATACTTGTTAACATTATATTTGTACAAGAATTTGCAAGAAGGCACAATTAAGTGTTTGGTATGATCATCTCAAGAGGTGCACATACCATGCTTTTTGTTTAGTTATACTTATTAGAGCAGTCCAAACACTTTCTTTAAACTCAGAGTAGCATGAAATGTTCTTAAGTATATAActtaccatttttcttttttgctgaAAATAGTAGCTTTAAAGTTACCACCAAAACAATGCACCCAGATATTAGCAGCATAAAAAGTTTATTTCAGCCAAGCATTTCACAGAGTGAAATGGAATAGAAAGCATTTTGGCCATGCTTTTCACAGAGTGAAATTGCATAAAACTCAATATCAGCTGCAACCAGCAACTTGACGCATAAAACTCAATCCCATTGCGAACTAAAGTGTACAAAATTAGTCCGTGCACATGATCCAACTGTTGCAGACATTACAAAAGCTCTCCTCTTTAATTGTTCTCAGAACTAACTAGGATTTGATTACAGCTTGGTTCGCCGGTGAATAAGTAATCAAGCTTCCATAGTCAAGTGAAAATCCAAGCTCAAAAAGTATATAAttgaaatcaaaagtaaaatatcCAGAGGAAGTCATAACATGTGAGTTGACACTCTAACAAACATTGATCCGGCAATATAAGAGAAGCTTTGAATGAGTTAACtatgaatataatattttactcTGATTTCATCATCTGAGGTCATAATATGCAAgatagaaattggaagtcccaTGACCATTTAAacaatagataaataaataagagatttGGTGCGATGCAATACGTTCAATGATGAAGTTGAAAGGAATATATCAGAACTTGAAACTGTCTCAAAGACATAACTTTGGCAGGGCTTCCAACTAAGAAAGGAGTGATGAACAAAAATAACTGCTGCGGAAAAACATTTCTCCGAAGTACCCAGGAGGAAAGCACTATCTTCAGTGTTTGCTTTGCAAATTTCTGCTTTACATTTCTTTACctataaaacaataaaaatagaaaCATGAGGTACAGACCAGATCTTAGAAAACTGACAatgttttgatgatttttttaatgcatcaGAACTGGTAAAGAATGCAAGAACCTTTCAAAACATAATGTGCTGAGGTGACTCATTAACTGTTTATAACTATCCTTCCAATCACATGCTTTTGACAAAACTTTTTAAAGTCCTCAACTTCAGCTGGGCAAATAACGGATCAAATTTACTAATATTAAATAATGGAGGTAAggttgatgagattaatcacaGAGTGTCCAAAACGAGGTGGGTGAAGTAAACCAAAATAATTGGGCAGAATTCGTTGACCAAAGGATGAAGACCAAGAAGAAAGACTGGATCAAAAGTCAAAAGACCTCACAAATAAACAATAACAGGAACCAGAGTAACCAACACAAGAAATAGATGAGCAAAATCCAAGGTTATATGCTGATGAGGTCAACAGGGAGTCAGACATGATGGTGCTCATGTCTATTTTTTGTTGGTCATACCCAAAATTCCAGAGTTTGGATTGCGATACAGGTGCACAGAGGAAATGCAAAGGTTtgaaatgagattcttttgccCATCCTTCACTATTTTGCTTAGTTTTTGGcatgattttccaaaaggaaGTTGAAGTTCTGTAATCCTCAACAGTAAAGTCCATTAATGTGCAACGGCTTGATCCTGACCAATATGTAAAACCAGCAGACACTTTTGCTCATCCTTTACTATTTTGCTTAGTTTAGTAAGGAATTACCATAGGAAGTTGAAGTTGTGTAATCCTCAAGAGCACAGACGTGCAATAGCTTGATCTTTACCCGTGTGTAAAACCATCAGACAGCATTCAATATTTGCCAACTAAagatgacaaaaataaaagccaaagaagaagatgttgAAATAAACCTCAAATCGAGCAACCGGGTCATTTGTTAAATGTCTCCACTGTATCCGCATATGCATAGCGGCGATGGTGAAAGGGACAAACCAATCCTTTTAGTCATGTATGATCGAAACAAAGACATATAGTACTCTGCTCTGTCTTGCTCATTGAACGATGAAGCACGAAAAGTGGTTTGAAGTGATTGTCTCTTGATCTTAGAACATCGGTAAGCCTCATTTTCCCGTCTAATCACATGTAAGTCATAACTAATTCTTCATCTTCCATTCCCTCCAAACTCCTGAGAGTTTCAAAGATCTCCTGCGCACATGGGTGGGACTCGTCCTGAACACCAAAAGTGTGGTGAAAGCTCTCGATCTCAACCGAACTACAACCAGTTGGCTTCCTAATCTCCTTCTCTTTCACCAGCTTCCTTGCTCTGGCAACATCCTGCCAACGCCCAGCATCTTCGTACATTTTTGCTAGTAGTATGTACCGGCCAGCATTATCAGGGTCCagcacaaacaatttctctgcCGCTTTTTCCGCAAGTTCTATATTATTATGCACCCGAGAAGCACCAAGCAGAGCACCATAGACATGTTTCCCTGCAGGAATGGGCATAGTTTCTATGAGTCTGGCCGCTTCATCAAGTAACCTGGCCCTGCCCAAAAGATCAACCATGCAAGCATAGTGCTCCTCAGCCTTTTGAATTCCATATGCTTCCATACTGTGAAAAATTTCCCAGCCTTTTGAGACAAGTCCTGCATGACTACAAGTAGATAATACACACAAGAACATCAATCCATCAGGGCACAGGCCAAGCTCTACGACTTTCGAGAACATGTTGAGCGCCTCATCTGTGCGACCGTGCATACCATAGCACCTTATCATAGCATTCCATACAACAATATTCTTGTCGCAAACTTGATTGAAAACATCTCTTGCAATTTTGACATGCCCGCAATTTCCATAGATTGAAATGAGCCCACTAGCGAGAAAAGCATTTACTTCCATACCCGACTTCATAATGTAAGTATGAATCCAAAATCCTATGTGTATTGCTGCTGCTTGAGCACATGCAGGTAGAATTCCAACAAGAGTTGCGTTGTCAGGCATAAAATTGTGCTCTTGCACCATTGCACGAAAAAGCTTTATTGCTTCACCGGCATATCCATTTGAAGTATAACCAGAAATCATGGAATTCCAGCTGACAATGTCCTTCCGAGGGATTTCACCAAACACTACTCTAGACATTTCAATGGCCCCGCACTTGGCATAAAATGCCAAAAGAGCATTCCCAACATATAAATCCAAGTCAAACGCCAACTTCACGACGTGGGCATGAATAACTTTACCTCTCTTCACGCATTTCATGGCACCGCAAGCCTTCAGCACGAATGGAAACGTGTATCTGTTAGCAGAGACACAACTTAACCGCATGTGGCGGTACACGTTCAATGCTTCCTCGAAAGGACCCAAGTTCGCATAACCCCGGATCATCACATTCCACAAGAAAACATCTCTGTCCGACAATCTATCGAACACCTTACGCGCGTCGCCCATGTCCGGCGCGCCGTAGTCGCCATAAGCCCCGACCAGCTTCGCCGCGAGAAATGGGTTCTGCTCAAATCCCCCGATCACGATCTGGGCGTGTATCTTTTTGAGGCACGAGCTGCTCCTGCAACGTTCCAACAGGTGCGTGTAGTCATACGAGTCTCTGTTCTGGATGCCTATAGATGCCCTCCCATTGAAGTAGAATCTGATTGTTTCACGCGTCGCAGTGGAGCCGAACAGATGCTTTAGCATCACTCGTGAGCCCAGCAGATGCATGGGTTCCGATGGAACATCACAGGCCACTCTCTTTCGACATTCTGCGCATTCTTTGCGATGAATGAGAAGGCTTTGACAATGTACGCAGCTCTCCCTGGTGCCGGGCTTCGTTTGCGAACACCGAGGCCGAAAGCACCCGCCAATCTCGCGTCCGACAGGTGACCGGAGAAATCACGGACGATGAATGTCCACTCGCATGAACGCGGGGTCAGGATTTGGAAGACGCTGCGTGGACCTTGGTTGAACCGAAGCTGAGGATTCACTGTTGTCGCACCCGTTCCTCCGCTAATAGCGATGCTTAGCcctgtttgtttgtgttgttttttttttttatcgtcaTGAACACAAttcctgttctttttttgttctttgcttgcgtttttgttcttgggacttatttatgttctagaggataaatttagaataaaaataagaaataaaaaaaacttattttttatttttgaaaacactttcgagaaacaattttttctctcctattttttttcttctttttattttcttcttctattttttttggccggtcgccgacctctGCCATGGCCAATGATTGGtcgtcgagggtcggcggcctcaCCAAAGCGTTGCTAGCCCCCGGCGAATGAGACGTTTTAGGTATAACTCACGCTAGctacttcttgattttgccATTCACATCCCGAGCACATTTGTTTTgcctggtttttttttttaaaaaaaaaaagaaaaatgcttgaTGGCTCATAGAGGTGCTTGAAAGAGACGGTGAACGGGGTTTGGTCGTGGATGGTGATTGTGTGGTGGTCGCTGGATGTAGCTTGTGGTTGTGCCTGGTTTACttgtaaaaaaatgttttaaaataaccacacaaaaataagaaaaaaaatgcacataAGAGGGGGAAAAGAGGAGGTTCGTGATAGAGCAGGTGAAGATTGAAGTAGCTTCGGGTCAACAAGTCAGTCAAATGTATTTATATTTGTATCAGgagttaataccctaaaaaattccaaactgatacgcctgtgataaatatattataaactaattttttgattacaaaaaactctaaactggtacacatataataaatttaccccaaatgattataaaaaacctcaaattggtacatttgtgaaaaatttaccttaaactaatttgTTTGACCCCCATagaccctaaactggtatatttgtgataaatatattatctgttaaattagattaataatacaaaaaaccacaaaaatgaTATAACTGTAATAATCATatagtaaaatcccaaactagtatactagttcattgttttatttatttttattttggtaaggtaagataTGTTTTGACTTTTAACCAAAAGGCTTATACAACAAGGGGTCTCAGCATCAAAAACTTACACTTATGATGACAAACATGTCATAACAAGTAGAAGGGTgtcaagaaaaagggaaaagaaaagccaaacaATGGCAACCAAAATGCCAAATGGCGGCAACGAAGTAGCCAAATAGCGgcaacaaacaagaaaagaaagaggaaaatgaggGAAACCAGACAGCAAACAGCGGCAACCCTCACAGCAATACAAGTAGGAAACCGACACCTTAGAAAGGAGGAAATAAGTCCTCGACTTTTGTAAATCTTCCTGAACTTCAGAGTGTCTACAACGCGATTAAAGGTCAAATGATAGCAACCTCCAAAGAGAAAATAGTTGAATCTAGCCCCCAAGTTCGCTAAGTTCTCCTATTTCTTAGTGTATTTACAACCTGGCTGAAAGTGAGAGCCTTGTCCTTTATGACTTTGAAGAGGTGATTTTCCAAAGCAGGCACAAAAAGAGCTTGGCCCCGAAATAAAATGTTGTTCCTCGTCTTCTAGATTAGATAGCAAAGGgctccaaaagaaaatatcGCAATACATTGTGAAAAGTCAGTGCCTGAGAGACAATCTAAGGTCCAGTGTAAAATATCAAACCATGACCTATTTTGCTAAGTAAGATTGCATTTCGCAACCCAAAACAAAACGAGGCCAGCAGTAATCCggcaaccaaagaaaagatgattaATAGAGTCCGGCTGGCCTCGAATTACAAAAAGCACATAAACCATCCACTATCCTACCATAGGAGAGTAAAAAAACCTGGGTAGGAAGCTGGTTCCTAATGATGAGCCAGAGATGGATCTAGTACTGTGGGGTAAGCGTTTTGTTCCAAACAAAAGAGAACCATGGAATCAagtttattttttggtcgaatggCTTCCCAAGTTGAAGTAGTCGAGAAAATACCTGAGGTGTATCCAAGCCATTGGAGACGGTCATTCTCATGGTTGAGCACCGGGAGAGGATCTCCCCAGTTCGCAAGAGTGATAGAAATAAGTGATAAGGGGTCAGAAAAGGAGAGTCCAATAGCAACTGAAGCCAAGCGCGATTCTCCAGACCAGTATATTTCCGTATTAGAGAAAAACCTGTCGAGCGAACCTCTGGGGTGCCAATGATCAAACCAAAAGGATACTAAGAGGCCATTACCAATGTGCCACAAAAAAAGCTActaaaaattttcacaaaagtcAAGCAGCTTCTTCCATGCCCAAGAACAAAAAGTAGGACACGAGACAATCCAAAAGTTTTTCTACTTTAAGGAAATAGAATAAATCCACTTGCAACCATAAAGACTCCTTATCAATAAAGAGGAGCCAAATATGTTCGAGCATAGCAGCCTTATTACTTTCACGTAGTGTATGAATACCTAGGCCACCCTCATTTTTTTGGCAAGTAGACATCATCCCAAACAACTTTAGCACCCCCAGAACCTAAATCCGGGCCTTTTCATAGAATTGCCGGAGTATCAGTTTTATACGGTTGAGAATCGAGCAGGGTAGAATAAAGACGCTAGCTCAATAAACCTGAATTGAATGAAGTACTGACCTGATAAGCTGCAAATGCCCCGCAAAGGAAAGGAAACGTTGAGTCTAGGATTGTACTCTAGTAGTAATAGCATTTACCAGGGAGATACAATCAGCCTTCCCTAGTTTGGTAGCAATAATAGCCACTCCGAGGTAACGAAATGGCAAAGACCCCAACTAGAAACCCAAAGTGACTAAAATATTGTCTCGAAGAGTAGAGGGGCCTCCAGATAAGAAGATTTCACTTTTCCTTATGTTTGGAATAAGGCCACTCCAATTGGAAAATCTGTCAATCCCTGCCTTGAAGAGATTGACCTTTGCAAAAAGGAGCACATCTTCTGTGAAGAAAAGGTGAGAGAGCCTAGTGGACTTACATCTCCAAAAGAAAGATGTAAGGAGAAATATGGTTCCTTTGTCGTATACCCGACCACTAGGAAAGAAATCACGCAGTTTATCATTAAAAAAGATGGAGAATTAGGGAGAATGTATGCACACCATAATACGATCGATAATCTCAGAAGGGAAGCCAAAAGCTTACATGGTTAACTTAATGAAATTCCAATCAACCGTATCATATGGTTTTCGAAAATCAACCTTAATGACACATTTCGGTCGGTATGGTTCATGATGAAAGTCACAAAACAACTCATGGGCTAACAAAATGTTGTCACTAATACGCCTATCTTTAACAAAGGCATTCTAAGGCAAACTAATAATAATGGAAAGCACACAAGATAATTGGTTGGCCAGAATTTCGGTGATGCACTTATAGATAGTGTTGCAACAAGCTATAGGCTGGAACTCATTAACATTAAAAGCGTTGGGGATCTTGGGAACTAGGGCTAAAATAGTGGAATTAATCTCCCACAAAAGTTTACCAGTCACAAAGAAATCTTTAATCGCCATTATCACCGAAGGTCCAATAGTACCCcgggatttaaaaaaaaaaaatccacattaaAGCCATTTGGTCCAGGAGCTTTACTAATCGCAAGAGAGAACATAGTATTTCAAATCTCCAAATCAGAAATAGGGTGAGAGAGAAGCCACGCCTACTCATCATCAAGTGTTTGGTCCAAAACCGCACGGAGCTCCTCAACAGGTGGCAGAACATAGGGAGTAGAAGCAGCCAATAAGTTCTGAAAATGCGTGACAAAAAGAAGCCGCACTTCACTAGGGTTAGAAATAATATTGTCACCATCAATGACGGAGATAATTTTATTTCGAAGGTGCCTTCTATTTACGGAATGATGAAAGAATTTAGTGTTGAGATCACCTTCCTTTAGCCACCGTACCCtggatttttgtttaaagaatgATTCTTCTTGGAGGCGCAGATTAGAGAAGATCCAGAggtgttcttttttgttgtcaACAAACAACTGATTGAAGGAATCCTATTGTAGGGCATCCTAGGTGGCCAATAGAGCAAGCCTTGCATCAGTAGTCCTAAAAAACAAATCTGACAAAAATTCTTTGTTGAGCTATTTTAATATGCATTTGAGGAGTCGGAGCTTACAACAAAGAACGTACATTGACGTTCCAACGATGGTTGTGTCCCAAACCCGAGCAACCAAGGTGAAGAAAGTCAGATGAGTcatccaaaagttgaaaaacttAAAGAGTTTTGGGTATTAGAGGTAGACATGATCTTGACAATTATAGGAGAGTGATATGAAATTCCGAGAGCCATGAAGGAAgcttaaaaaaaaggagaattcaaCATTATAACAAGAATTCACTAGGATTCTATCAATTTTCCTTTGCTTTCGATTGTACCCCGAGAAGGTCACCTATGTGAATTTGTGGTCGATATATCTAAGATCATCCAAGCTTGCTTGGTTCAAATAGTCACCAAATTCGTCGAAGGCCAAGATCCAAGAGTTTAAGCTCCCTACTCTATTAGATGAGTCTCGAATAGCATtaaaattgtgacatcccgatttttctcaattttattttcagtcaattgagtcgggcaattcatctATGCATGTAATTCGTCCctcagagttggccactcacgagggaactagtctattgagcgaagtaattaaggaattttaccgcgttagacttggggactgatcaccctcgggtcggatgtaagaaaatttccccaaaagctactcagtGGATTAGCGCGCTGAAATCGCACCAGATTGAGTTCAATCGTAAAAATTGAGATGGAatttagaagttggaagccggtcatgtcacataccttattaggaacattggattaatttatgggcTTTagtttggactcaattggaagagaattgatggaaattgaagtgattgaatgtacaagaacttggaccccggcggaaaatgaaattgaacctattggactaaAGTTGTGGAAGGTTGGAGTTAGTGGATGATGACATCACATGTGAGGTCATGAATGAGGCAAGATTGGCTAGGGTGGTGACAAGTGGAAGGTGAGGATGAGGCCTtggaaaggtgggatgtcacttccccattgtctccatcatcttcaagcttgggagGAGAGAGATTGGGAGGGAAAAAGCAAGAGGCAAAACCAGCGAAACCGAGCTGCTCGTCCGCCTTCGCCCGCTCAACCGCCACCGCTCGTCGTTCGCCGCTagagctcgccgtcgccgctcgcccACGCGCGACCGCTCGCCGTCCCGTTCCGTACCGAGCTGCCTTGTCTCCGTCCGCCGAGCCTCCCGCATCATCGTCTCTCCAAGCCAGCAGCTGTCCGATGTCGCCGCGCCTCACCGAAGCCTCCATCGCCGCCGTCCGTCGCCGTTAGCTGCCATCCCGAGCCCTAGCTGCCTCCGCCGGTTTTCC of the Eucalyptus grandis isolate ANBG69807.140 chromosome 10, ASM1654582v1, whole genome shotgun sequence genome contains:
- the LOC104422806 gene encoding pentatricopeptide repeat-containing protein At3g46790, chloroplastic codes for the protein MHLLGSRVMLKHLFGSTATRETIRFYFNGRASIGIQNRDSYDYTHLLERCRSSSCLKKIHAQIVIGGFEQNPFLAAKLVGAYGDYGAPDMGDARKVFDRLSDRDVFLWNVMIRGYANLGPFEEALNVYRHMRLSCVSANRYTFPFVLKACGAMKCVKRGKVIHAHVVKLAFDLDLYVGNALLAFYAKCGAIEMSRVVFGEIPRKDIVSWNSMISGYTSNGYAGEAIKLFRAMVQEHNFMPDNATLVGILPACAQAAAIHIGFWIHTYIMKSGMEVNAFLASGLISIYGNCGHVKIARDVFNQVCDKNIVVWNAMIRCYGMHGRTDEALNMFSKVVELGLCPDGLMFLCVLSTCSHAGLVSKGWEIFHSMEAYGIQKAEEHYACMVDLLGRARLLDEAARLIETMPIPAGKHVYGALLGASRVHNNIELAEKAAEKLFVLDPDNAGRYILLAKMYEDAGRWQDVARARKLVKEKEIRKPTGCSSVEIESFHHTFGVQDESHPCAQEIFETLRSLEGMEDEELVMTYM
- the LOC104422805 gene encoding uncharacterized protein LOC104422805; its protein translation is MGVLLMRKPHHIPLPIGIFFWPMRRRSNLLDGSDGVVWVDGRFREESSVIINQSGRYAPKTKGNSISVRPRRSQHFFACSALHRRPPPPPSSMASIYTCKECGANLNLSAHHLYPPDFYFEAGNKDSVSFSAVDASKFRFEKEDKIRPFFETLDYWGIQRKRTKIICNSCGRLVGHVYDDGPPMMSGTGQFHMGPSQVIPRAPRYRFKNKALHVTSET
- the LOC104423994 gene encoding uncharacterized protein At1g76070 gives rise to the protein MEKGKPSKLKGMLLKFLPKSPTAVTFQSPPISPRKATPGKALLIPAASIIPKDARRRMKNGSFDAREPGSPMVSCIGQVKNKKKKTKLRLNRQDLPPMGETRLEEKRPKEVKKNSHSSSKFQLFKTAKRGQKSDIADKSKPLGLEKVPSLADVKKFASGRGVLTNFDWRDHGAAVVPDCSDDEEIDGVKKKIIPHSAPIVLGRNEIVLEPKKEINLWKRRTTAPPPPLQLKIC